A region from the Methanomassiliicoccales archaeon genome encodes:
- a CDS encoding flippase, which yields MIGRKSFLIVLSRFASAGLAFVGLYFMTRYYAPDVYGSIAWTLSFVNTFNAVADLGFNAAHIKRVSEGKDIHDCLSTFLVVKTILTSIMILTIIASVLLWSSFSGERFSQSTLELIMLFILYSVFYDLASIATTTFDGRVETAKTQVSVIMDPLVRIPLIAIISISRLDATYIAYAYVLGGLTVAITSLAILMRGQYRFVKPTLFKSYVKFAFPIALISIMGAISANADKLLIGLFWSDAHVGFYSASQSTLGLFSVIGVAVSTITFPTFSRMHKAGNLIEVRKKTKMAERYISMIAIPIVVVVFLFPSEIALILFAENFVQASGPLRFLSLSMLLGLLNGVYASQINAVDRPDITAKLTLVSLSVNLLMLLILVPPSINGITMLGLGATGAAIANVVTVGTVFVVTRLVVKRLTNTRSNPRILLHIVAGIITGCILYFVNFIWPLMRWYDLVGYGIVSFGIFVTILFLLREFTRDDINYFLSVVSPSGMKEYLNSELRRKNR from the coding sequence TTGATAGGGCGTAAATCTTTCCTCATCGTTCTTTCACGATTCGCTTCGGCAGGACTCGCGTTCGTGGGTCTTTACTTCATGACGAGGTACTATGCGCCCGATGTTTACGGGAGCATTGCGTGGACCCTCTCATTTGTCAATACATTCAATGCAGTGGCTGATCTTGGCTTCAACGCTGCACACATAAAGCGCGTATCAGAAGGAAAAGACATCCACGACTGCTTGAGTACTTTTCTCGTAGTGAAGACCATCTTGACAAGTATAATGATATTGACGATCATAGCATCAGTACTACTTTGGTCGTCGTTTTCTGGCGAACGATTCTCACAGTCGACCCTCGAACTGATCATGTTATTCATCCTTTATTCGGTCTTTTACGACCTTGCTTCAATCGCCACTACGACATTTGATGGAAGGGTCGAAACCGCGAAAACGCAGGTCTCTGTGATAATGGACCCATTGGTAAGAATCCCACTTATTGCAATCATTTCGATCAGCAGACTCGACGCCACCTACATTGCCTATGCGTACGTCCTTGGTGGGCTGACAGTTGCAATCACCAGCCTCGCGATCCTCATGAGGGGACAGTATCGATTTGTAAAACCCACACTCTTCAAATCCTACGTTAAATTTGCTTTTCCAATCGCACTGATTTCGATAATGGGAGCGATATCTGCCAACGCAGACAAACTCTTGATCGGATTGTTCTGGAGCGATGCACATGTCGGCTTCTATTCCGCCAGCCAATCAACTCTTGGTCTATTCAGTGTAATTGGCGTTGCTGTTTCGACGATCACCTTCCCAACATTTTCCAGAATGCACAAAGCTGGCAATCTCATTGAAGTCAGAAAAAAGACAAAGATGGCGGAGAGATACATTTCGATGATCGCGATTCCTATAGTCGTTGTCGTTTTCTTATTCCCTTCCGAAATCGCTTTGATCCTTTTTGCAGAGAATTTTGTCCAGGCGAGCGGACCTCTGAGATTCCTATCGTTATCCATGCTGCTTGGATTGTTAAATGGCGTTTACGCAAGCCAGATTAACGCTGTCGATCGGCCCGATATTACTGCAAAGCTGACACTTGTGTCACTCTCCGTCAATCTATTAATGCTCCTAATCCTAGTCCCCCCAAGTATAAATGGCATCACTATGCTTGGGTTGGGAGCGACCGGTGCCGCGATTGCGAATGTGGTGACAGTCGGCACCGTGTTTGTCGTGACCAGGCTAGTTGTGAAAAGACTGACGAACACACGGTCGAATCCACGAATCCTTCTCCACATCGTTGCTGGGATTATCACAGGTTGTATCCTCTATTTTGTGAATTTCATTTGGCCGCTGATGAGATGGTATGATCTCGTCGGATATGGGATTGTGTCGTTTGGTATATTTGTGACAATTCTCTTCTTACTGAGGGAATTCACCAGAGATGATATCAATTACTTCCTAAGTGTTGTGAGTCCCAGCGGGATGAAGGAATACCTTAACTCGGAGCTTCGCAGGAAAAATCGATGA
- a CDS encoding glycosyltransferase family 4 protein, translated as MTLTYRRKAPAEKTVLMLLSNEYRPDPRVEKEALTLLGEGYRVRIICWDRRCKQAINESSNGIEIRRIRTLPVKDIGSLVLNFPFFMVKMILRALKTSCDIIHSHDFDTLLQGMIVSRLRGVPLIYDAHEHYASMVFEDVPPFLSNLLDSMEKSLIGKADVVITVNEKVAEILRDHSHVEPVIVMNCIDLPDFPNNARRPPGELEKLVVFYGGSLEPLRYLLEVANLAVSSQSFIFKIAGSGRLASQLEKISQASSNVEFLGYLPHDKLLDELKKADVALCLLDPRNRNNRIGTPNRLFEAMALGVPVIASEGTLAGDIIRKYSCGIVIEWTEQNFLQAINALRDPIVRMKFSSNARAAAEREYNWDLMKSRLIEAYSSF; from the coding sequence TTGACACTCACGTATAGGAGAAAGGCGCCGGCCGAGAAAACCGTTCTCATGCTTCTATCAAACGAATACAGGCCAGATCCAAGAGTTGAGAAGGAAGCACTTACTCTCTTGGGTGAAGGATATAGAGTTAGAATAATTTGCTGGGATCGCAGGTGCAAGCAGGCGATAAATGAATCTTCCAATGGAATCGAAATCCGAAGGATTAGGACCCTGCCAGTTAAGGACATTGGATCGCTCGTTCTCAATTTCCCATTCTTCATGGTGAAGATGATTCTTAGAGCGTTGAAAACGAGTTGTGATATAATTCATTCCCACGACTTTGATACGCTCCTCCAGGGCATGATAGTTTCAAGACTCAGGGGTGTTCCACTCATTTACGATGCTCACGAGCATTATGCGAGTATGGTTTTCGAAGATGTCCCACCTTTTTTATCAAACCTCCTTGATTCAATGGAGAAATCGCTCATCGGCAAAGCGGATGTTGTCATTACTGTGAATGAAAAAGTCGCGGAAATCCTTCGTGATCATTCTCACGTTGAACCAGTGATCGTCATGAATTGCATCGATCTCCCCGATTTTCCCAACAACGCGAGACGCCCGCCAGGAGAGCTTGAAAAGCTCGTTGTTTTTTACGGTGGAAGCTTGGAACCACTTAGATATTTGTTAGAGGTCGCCAATCTTGCAGTTTCCTCTCAGTCTTTCATTTTTAAGATTGCGGGATCTGGCCGTCTTGCAAGCCAGCTCGAAAAAATATCTCAAGCGTCCTCGAATGTTGAATTTCTTGGATATTTGCCGCATGATAAATTGTTGGACGAACTGAAAAAAGCTGATGTTGCATTGTGTCTTTTAGATCCCAGGAACAGGAACAACAGGATTGGAACCCCCAACAGGTTGTTTGAGGCGATGGCCCTGGGCGTTCCTGTTATAGCATCGGAGGGCACACTGGCAGGAGATATTATCAGGAAATATTCATGCGGGATTGTCATCGAATGGACTGAGCAGAATTTCCTTCAAGCGATCAATGCGTTGAGGGATCCCATTGTCCGTATGAAGTTTAGTTCTAACGCTCGCGCAGCGGCTGAAAGAGAATACAACTGGGATTTAATGAAATCCCGTCTCATCGAAGCTTACTCCTCTTTTTAA
- a CDS encoding Gfo/Idh/MocA family oxidoreductase: MRRFEVGVIGVGYWGRKIVDEYSGIPGVRVRGVADIDEKNLEYCKDRYGVEVVTRDYHEILADDSIVAVNVCVPNALHYQVCKDALEAGKHVLVEKPMTLTSVEGQKLVEIAEERNLTLSVGHIYRFNNALQEVKRLIGERFFGRIFFMNLYWVNFEPPYPDRDVIVDLAPHYFDIINFLLGVWPKKITCVGRPFRRKEMEETAYIISELPSGEIASASLSWLAPKKVRQIEIVGERRCCVIDAVGQEVTVYESGYWYKLGIERNNTIRTELLHFIKSIGDPHTETMNSGFVGVKTVEMIEKAKQSMMEGKTIDTHV, encoded by the coding sequence ATGAGACGATTTGAAGTCGGGGTCATCGGCGTCGGATATTGGGGGAGGAAGATCGTCGACGAGTACAGCGGGATACCAGGGGTAAGGGTTCGGGGCGTCGCCGATATTGATGAGAAAAACCTGGAATATTGTAAGGATCGGTACGGTGTCGAGGTGGTCACTCGGGATTATCACGAGATACTCGCCGATGATTCAATCGTCGCCGTGAACGTCTGCGTACCCAATGCTCTACACTACCAAGTCTGTAAGGACGCACTTGAGGCTGGCAAACACGTCCTTGTAGAAAAACCGATGACTTTGACATCTGTAGAAGGCCAAAAACTCGTTGAAATCGCGGAGGAGAGGAACCTGACGCTCTCTGTAGGACACATTTATCGGTTCAACAATGCACTGCAGGAGGTGAAAAGGCTTATCGGAGAGAGATTTTTTGGGCGTATTTTCTTCATGAACCTCTATTGGGTGAACTTCGAACCTCCTTATCCGGATCGGGACGTCATCGTCGATCTGGCCCCTCATTATTTCGACATTATCAACTTCTTATTGGGTGTTTGGCCGAAGAAGATCACCTGTGTTGGTCGCCCGTTCAGAAGAAAAGAGATGGAAGAAACGGCATACATCATCTCAGAGCTGCCTTCCGGTGAGATTGCGAGCGCTTCACTGAGCTGGCTAGCACCAAAGAAAGTGAGGCAGATCGAGATCGTCGGTGAAAGGCGTTGCTGCGTCATCGATGCGGTCGGTCAGGAAGTGACGGTCTACGAGAGTGGATACTGGTACAAACTTGGAATCGAGAGGAATAATACGATAAGGACGGAACTCTTGCATTTTATCAAATCCATCGGTGACCCGCATACTGAGACAATGAATAGTGGATTCGTTGGCGTGAAGACAGTAGAGATGATCGAGAAAGCGAAGCAATCGATGATGGAAGGGAAGACGATTGACACTCACGTATAG
- a CDS encoding DegT/DnrJ/EryC1/StrS family aminotransferase, which yields MGVGSTNRIPLSKPVITDEMIEAAIYALRNERLVLGESVYRFEEAFARYIGTDYAISVSSGTAALTLSLLALNIKNQEVITTPLSFIATANSVVHAGGIPRFSDVSDQDFNLNPDEIPKTISKKTSTILPVHLFGYPCQMDEICEIARARELRIVEDAAQAHGAIYKGKKVGSIGDLGCFSFYSSKNMTVGGDGGMVTTNDDSLAKTIAKLRDCGRTSRYLHDVLGFTARLNTVNAAIGLVQLKYLDEWNEKRRAIARYYMKHLQDLPEIKLPPMGTNDVQPVFHLLVIRCKKRDELARHLESKGVECGIHYPVPIHLQPIYVEAFGYSSGMFPVSEALSRSLLSLPMFPTLSLDDVKYVCEEIFNFYGGSGA from the coding sequence ATGGGGGTGGGATCGACGAATAGAATACCATTAAGTAAGCCAGTGATCACGGATGAAATGATCGAAGCGGCAATTTATGCGCTGAGGAACGAGAGACTTGTTCTCGGAGAGAGTGTTTATCGCTTCGAGGAAGCATTTGCTAGGTACATCGGAACCGATTATGCGATTTCAGTTTCCTCTGGAACCGCTGCACTCACTCTCTCACTTCTCGCACTTAACATTAAGAATCAAGAGGTCATCACCACACCCCTTTCTTTCATCGCGACGGCAAACTCGGTTGTCCACGCTGGTGGAATCCCAAGATTTTCCGATGTTTCAGACCAGGACTTTAACCTCAACCCTGACGAGATCCCAAAGACGATTTCCAAAAAAACTTCGACGATTCTTCCAGTTCATCTTTTTGGATATCCATGTCAAATGGATGAAATCTGTGAGATTGCGCGAGCGAGAGAACTGAGGATTGTCGAAGACGCCGCCCAGGCGCATGGTGCTATATATAAAGGGAAAAAGGTGGGCTCAATCGGGGATCTCGGTTGTTTCTCTTTTTATTCTTCAAAGAACATGACTGTGGGGGGAGATGGAGGCATGGTGACGACCAACGATGATTCCCTGGCAAAAACAATCGCCAAACTACGGGATTGCGGGCGAACCTCCCGATATCTTCACGATGTTTTAGGGTTCACCGCGCGTCTTAATACGGTTAATGCGGCGATTGGTCTCGTGCAACTAAAATATCTGGACGAATGGAATGAGAAGAGGAGGGCCATAGCAAGATATTATATGAAACATCTCCAGGATTTACCGGAGATCAAACTCCCGCCGATGGGTACAAACGATGTCCAACCCGTTTTCCATCTCTTGGTGATACGGTGCAAGAAAAGGGATGAACTGGCAAGACACCTCGAGTCTAAGGGAGTTGAATGTGGGATCCATTATCCAGTTCCGATCCATCTCCAGCCGATATATGTTGAGGCCTTTGGCTACTCATCAGGGATGTTCCCTGTGAGTGAAGCTCTCTCAAGGAGTCTTTTATCTCTACCGATGTTCCCAACCCTTTCCCTTGATGATGTCAAGTATGTGTGCGAGGAGATTTTCAATTTCTACGGAGGATCAGGAGCATGA
- a CDS encoding acyltransferase, which produces MKLFAKYYSIEDCTIGEGTVVREFVNLYGCTIGRDCKIAAFVEIQRGVKVGDRCKIEAFSYIPSGVVIEDEVFIGPHAVFTNDIRPRAVGEWKIIPTLVKRGASIGAGAVIICGVTIGENAMVGAGAVVTKDVPPNTLVVGNPARVVKKLEDRNGGGIDE; this is translated from the coding sequence ATGAAGCTCTTTGCCAAGTATTATTCAATTGAGGATTGCACGATCGGGGAAGGAACAGTTGTAAGGGAATTTGTAAATCTTTACGGCTGTACGATCGGTCGAGATTGCAAGATCGCTGCATTTGTTGAAATTCAAAGGGGGGTGAAAGTCGGGGACAGATGCAAGATCGAGGCGTTCTCTTACATACCTTCAGGTGTTGTGATCGAGGACGAAGTCTTCATCGGGCCACACGCTGTTTTTACAAACGACATTCGTCCGAGAGCAGTTGGTGAATGGAAGATTATTCCAACGCTCGTAAAACGCGGTGCATCGATAGGAGCTGGTGCTGTGATTATTTGTGGGGTTACCATCGGCGAAAACGCGATGGTTGGTGCGGGAGCTGTTGTTACAAAAGATGTCCCCCCAAATACGCTTGTAGTCGGAAACCCAGCCAGAGTGGTGAAAAAATTGGAAGATCGTAATGGGGGTGGGATCGACGAATAG
- a CDS encoding glycosyltransferase, with product MLVSVVLNVMNEERNISDLLDSLVIQEMPVEIIVVDANSKDRTREIVKAYAERYPFIKLYVKWGTRGESTNYGISKAAGEIIAFTGGDCIVNPFWVKELRKTIVEGADIVAGRTINLGPEAWEDLERVELYHRGFDVSFPSCNMAFRREVLEKVGGFDPWFITAEDIDLNYRAVEAGYSIRYNPNAIVYHRTKGTVYKFFRQAFWNGVGRKQLTFKHGRLWSSYDPIKMFKQKVNAWSLMRLTCALMGYIAFKFFGDKGPYGKK from the coding sequence ATGCTTGTCAGCGTTGTTCTTAATGTAATGAACGAGGAAAGGAACATATCCGATCTTCTGGACAGCCTCGTAATTCAAGAAATGCCGGTAGAGATCATTGTAGTAGACGCAAACAGCAAGGATAGAACGCGAGAAATCGTGAAGGCATACGCCGAGAGGTATCCATTCATCAAACTTTACGTTAAGTGGGGGACAAGGGGGGAAAGTACGAACTACGGCATTTCGAAGGCAGCTGGAGAAATTATCGCATTTACGGGGGGTGATTGTATTGTTAATCCTTTCTGGGTCAAAGAACTCAGAAAAACGATTGTAGAAGGGGCTGATATCGTCGCAGGGAGGACGATTAATTTGGGACCTGAAGCGTGGGAGGATTTAGAACGTGTCGAATTATATCATAGAGGATTTGATGTTTCCTTTCCAAGTTGCAATATGGCATTTCGCAGAGAGGTTCTCGAGAAAGTGGGCGGATTTGATCCCTGGTTCATCACAGCAGAAGACATTGATCTGAATTACAGAGCCGTTGAAGCAGGATACTCAATTAGATACAACCCCAATGCGATTGTTTACCACAGGACGAAAGGCACTGTCTACAAATTTTTTAGACAGGCTTTTTGGAACGGTGTCGGTAGAAAACAGCTCACATTCAAGCACGGCAGACTCTGGAGTTCCTATGATCCAATCAAAATGTTCAAACAAAAAGTTAACGCATGGTCATTGATGAGACTCACATGCGCCCTCATGGGTTATATCGCATTCAAATTCTTTGGCGATAAGGGCCCATACGGAAAGAAATAA
- a CDS encoding glycosyltransferase family 2 protein: MRRQIRGRGAQLKVSIIIPTMNEEESIGKVIDDVHLAMRNTDYQYEILVVDTNSRDRTREIAMDKGAVVIEEPRRGYGRAYKTGFQMAKGDILVTLDADSSYPAEMIPRLIGTLLQENIEFITTNRFGKMEESAMSLKHRIGNRILTATTNILFGIRVKDSQSGMWVFRKECLSKMNLTSDGMPFSEEIKIEAFKKTRAIELPIEYRKRIGEVKLSSWKDGWQNLSFLFRKRFSGH; encoded by the coding sequence ATGAGAAGACAAATCAGAGGCCGGGGGGCTCAGCTGAAAGTTTCGATCATCATCCCGACGATGAATGAAGAAGAATCAATCGGCAAAGTCATCGATGACGTCCATTTAGCAATGAGAAACACGGATTATCAGTACGAAATCCTTGTGGTTGATACAAATTCACGGGACAGAACAAGAGAGATTGCGATGGACAAAGGAGCAGTTGTTATCGAGGAACCTAGAAGAGGATATGGTAGAGCTTACAAGACAGGTTTTCAAATGGCGAAGGGCGATATCCTTGTGACACTTGACGCCGACTCCTCATATCCCGCAGAAATGATTCCTCGACTCATTGGTACTCTCCTTCAGGAAAACATTGAATTTATCACAACGAACCGGTTTGGTAAGATGGAGGAAAGTGCGATGAGCCTTAAGCACCGGATTGGAAACAGGATTCTGACAGCCACGACGAACATTCTTTTCGGAATCCGCGTCAAAGATTCACAATCAGGTATGTGGGTCTTCAGAAAGGAATGCTTGAGCAAGATGAATTTGACCAGCGACGGTATGCCCTTTTCTGAGGAGATCAAGATCGAGGCGTTCAAGAAAACCCGTGCGATAGAATTGCCAATCGAGTACAGGAAAAGGATAGGAGAGGTTAAACTTTCATCGTGGAAAGATGGTTGGCAGAATCTCTCGTTTCTATTCAGAAAAAGGTTCTCTGGACATTAA
- a CDS encoding uracil-DNA glycosylase: MRFDPHCRRCRLSSSRTQVVPPEGDMNSPICFLGEAPGEKEDKTGRPFVGRAGKMLDRIMEEVGLSRKEVLITNVVKCRPPNNRRPKKDEMSACLPFLMEELVGKKVIIAMGRTACLNLLGRDVKLEEEANRILQVAIGNTMSLVIPTYHPAACLYSARAREALRRSVEIAKEYLPEMVNDED, translated from the coding sequence ATGCGTTTTGACCCCCATTGTCGGCGCTGTCGCTTGTCATCATCTCGGACGCAGGTTGTTCCACCAGAGGGCGATATGAATTCGCCGATATGCTTTCTCGGGGAGGCACCCGGGGAAAAGGAGGACAAGACTGGTAGGCCTTTCGTTGGCAGGGCTGGCAAGATGCTCGACCGCATTATGGAAGAAGTTGGACTTTCGAGGAAAGAAGTCCTGATCACGAACGTTGTGAAATGTAGGCCGCCAAATAATAGAAGGCCTAAAAAGGATGAAATGAGCGCCTGCCTCCCATTCCTTATGGAAGAACTGGTCGGGAAGAAAGTCATTATTGCGATGGGCCGGACTGCATGTCTTAATCTGCTTGGTCGAGATGTGAAACTAGAAGAAGAGGCGAATAGGATTCTGCAGGTGGCAATCGGAAACACAATGTCACTCGTTATTCCGACGTATCACCCGGCCGCTTGTCTTTACAGCGCGCGTGCAAGAGAAGCACTGAGGAGGAGCGTTGAAATTGCAAAGGAGTATTTGCCAGAAATGGTAAATGATGAGGATTAA
- the pyrE gene encoding orotate phosphoribosyltransferase, with protein MQGVKDALLNCGALMYGDFTLASGRKSGYYIDIKKATTDPSVLSIIADGMYSVLTKRNIKYDKIAGVVLGSVPLAVALSLKTGVPFLMVRKERKDHGTGKMIEGSIEVGDRVVVIEDVVTSARSAAEAVMLLRENGAVVDFVIAVVDREEGGRDFLSSINVELIPLLSSTDLLGKQHAF; from the coding sequence ATGCAGGGAGTCAAGGATGCATTGTTAAATTGCGGAGCCCTTATGTACGGCGATTTCACCCTCGCGTCGGGGAGAAAGAGCGGATATTATATCGACATCAAAAAGGCGACTACAGACCCTTCCGTCCTTTCAATTATCGCGGATGGTATGTATTCAGTTTTGACAAAGCGAAACATAAAATATGATAAGATCGCGGGTGTAGTACTTGGATCGGTACCTCTTGCAGTCGCGCTCTCTCTCAAAACAGGTGTCCCCTTCCTCATGGTCCGGAAAGAGAGGAAGGATCACGGTACTGGGAAAATGATTGAAGGATCTATTGAAGTAGGTGATCGCGTGGTTGTTATTGAGGACGTCGTCACCTCCGCTCGTTCGGCTGCGGAAGCGGTGATGTTACTAAGAGAGAACGGGGCAGTTGTTGATTTTGTTATTGCCGTCGTCGACAGGGAAGAGGGTGGGAGAGATTTTCTGAGCTCGATAAATGTCGAACTCATACCCCTTCTCAGTTCAACTGATTTGCTGGGGAAACAACATGCGTTTTGA
- a CDS encoding CDP-2,3-bis-(O-geranylgeranyl)-sn-glycerol synthase, which produces MDLLHVALSGLWLMLPSLIPNPAAVVFGGGPPVDFGKSFRGKRIFGDGKTWLGLIGGVSAGVSLGILMLMIAFSFDPQNFWGFESCSRGLGIIFLLSLGSLLGDMGGSFIKRRLGIERGAKAPVLDQYDFLVGSIVLVVIFYPDWFINNFIAGERILSLVVLIAAVPILHRVVNIIGYKLGKKSVPW; this is translated from the coding sequence ATGGATTTGTTGCATGTCGCCCTGAGCGGCCTGTGGTTGATGCTCCCCTCTCTGATTCCTAACCCCGCCGCAGTGGTCTTTGGTGGTGGGCCTCCCGTTGATTTTGGCAAGAGTTTCCGCGGGAAGAGAATCTTCGGTGATGGTAAAACGTGGCTCGGCCTCATCGGTGGCGTCTCGGCCGGGGTGTCTTTGGGCATTCTCATGCTTATGATCGCATTCAGTTTCGACCCGCAGAACTTTTGGGGTTTCGAGTCTTGTTCAAGAGGTCTTGGCATCATCTTCCTACTATCATTAGGCTCCCTGCTTGGCGATATGGGGGGATCGTTCATTAAACGGCGTCTCGGCATTGAAAGAGGTGCGAAGGCGCCAGTACTCGATCAATATGACTTCCTCGTTGGGTCGATCGTCCTCGTGGTCATCTTTTATCCAGATTGGTTCATCAATAACTTCATTGCCGGCGAACGCATTTTATCGCTGGTCGTGTTGATCGCTGCCGTTCCGATTCTTCACAGAGTCGTCAATATCATAGGGTACAAATTAGGTAAGAAGAGTGTTCCTTGGTGA
- a CDS encoding ATP-dependent DNA helicase translates to MDLFPYRPRPGQREIVEDIVAAVRNKQHIIIESGTGSGKTICALVGCLSASLDTGKKILYLTRTNSQQQQVLKELRRINGIRPVYGLGLQGRQSTCPLARRDPELRSGTPEELSRLCAEKKRRTVDELEGGCRFYEETIATPFDEIERYVFSEIPTVEEFVDYCDGRGICPYELAKELASKAVVVTAPYAYFFVQFIRDALLDWMSVPISDLVVVVDEAHNLLDYAREVRTLNLSRKSLRHVEREVDEFGDLEILDGVSILDIVSVMHEALDSAVEEYLLDEDGLLPTNFLEERLLHAFTLTSKMLELATRELMVQGEIIRERKKEAGRLPRSYIFSLGAFLNFWMNIEERYYVKLILGGDNPSFESYCLDPSIACAPLLECAATVHMSGTLSPLNEYRDSIGLPLNSPMKSFPSPFPKRNRKILFVDDVTTKYEDLAQDQEIVEKIEDYIVNICNGVRRNTVVFFPSFNLLQRLLSNGILYRIKRKVHVEERGMSQSELMETVTRFREGAEQGAVLFAVVGGRVSEGLDFPDRELELAFVVGIPYPKPTAKQRALLHYYEMKFGRGWEYTVRAPAYRRMLQAIGRLIRTDTDIGVAIILDRRARQFSDRIELELTQDPLGDVLRFFEEREKERRVSTEATKMRKVDTKSSG, encoded by the coding sequence CTCTCAGCAACAGCAGGTGCTGAAAGAGCTCAGGCGAATTAACGGGATACGCCCTGTCTATGGTCTAGGTCTCCAGGGGAGGCAAAGTACGTGTCCGCTTGCTCGGCGGGACCCTGAATTGAGGTCTGGTACGCCGGAGGAGCTTTCGAGGCTCTGCGCAGAAAAGAAGAGGCGCACGGTCGATGAGCTCGAAGGCGGGTGCAGGTTTTACGAAGAAACAATCGCGACACCTTTTGATGAAATCGAGAGATATGTGTTTTCTGAGATACCCACTGTGGAAGAATTTGTGGATTACTGCGACGGAAGGGGTATCTGTCCGTACGAACTTGCGAAAGAGCTAGCATCAAAAGCGGTGGTCGTGACAGCGCCTTATGCGTACTTCTTCGTTCAATTCATCCGGGATGCACTCCTCGACTGGATGTCAGTGCCGATTTCTGATTTGGTTGTCGTTGTTGACGAAGCTCATAATCTGCTGGATTATGCGAGAGAAGTGAGAACGCTGAATCTATCAAGGAAATCGTTACGGCATGTGGAGAGGGAAGTGGATGAGTTTGGGGACCTCGAGATTCTTGACGGGGTCAGCATCCTTGACATCGTGTCAGTAATGCACGAAGCCCTCGATTCAGCGGTCGAAGAGTATCTTCTTGATGAGGACGGATTACTGCCAACGAATTTTCTTGAGGAGCGTCTATTGCATGCCTTCACCCTCACATCAAAGATGTTGGAGTTGGCAACAAGAGAGTTAATGGTGCAGGGAGAGATAATTAGGGAAAGGAAAAAGGAAGCAGGGCGATTACCAAGGTCCTACATCTTCTCGCTCGGCGCCTTTCTCAATTTTTGGATGAATATTGAGGAGCGTTACTACGTAAAGCTCATCCTCGGTGGTGACAACCCATCATTTGAGAGCTATTGTCTGGACCCATCGATTGCGTGTGCTCCTCTCCTCGAATGCGCCGCTACTGTTCATATGTCAGGTACGCTCTCCCCTCTGAATGAATATAGGGATTCTATTGGCCTTCCTCTTAATTCGCCCATGAAGTCTTTTCCATCCCCTTTTCCTAAAAGGAACCGTAAGATTCTTTTTGTCGATGACGTAACGACTAAATACGAAGATCTCGCGCAGGACCAGGAGATCGTGGAGAAGATTGAGGATTATATCGTGAACATCTGTAACGGGGTAAGACGGAATACCGTCGTCTTCTTTCCTTCTTTCAACCTTCTGCAGCGTCTTCTCTCGAATGGAATCTTGTATCGAATCAAACGAAAGGTTCACGTCGAAGAGCGTGGCATGAGCCAGAGTGAGTTGATGGAGACGGTGACGCGGTTCAGGGAAGGCGCAGAGCAGGGCGCCGTGCTTTTCGCCGTTGTTGGGGGGAGGGTTAGCGAAGGTCTCGATTTTCCAGATCGAGAGCTTGAACTCGCATTTGTCGTAGGAATTCCTTATCCCAAGCCAACGGCTAAACAGAGAGCCCTTCTCCATTATTATGAAATGAAGTTTGGTCGAGGGTGGGAATACACGGTGAGGGCGCCTGCCTATCGCCGGATGCTTCAGGCCATTGGAAGGTTGATCAGAACGGACACGGATATCGGCGTTGCCATCATACTCGATCGAAGGGCAAGACAATTTTCTGACCGTATCGAACTCGAGCTCACGCAAGATCCCCTTGGTGATGTACTCCGCTTCTTTGAAGAAAGAGAAAAGGAACGAAGAGTTTCAACTGAAGCCACGAAGATGCGAAAAGTTGATACGAAGAGTTCGGGATAA